GCTCAGCTTCATGGATATGGCTTTCCAATGCATATCCAAGGGTAAGGGCAGCCACATGTCGCTGGCAGTCGATGACAAGAGCAGTACCGAAATCATTTCGTTTAGCAATTTGCTGAGTGTGAAATGCACCGTGATTGATTAGCCAGAACCCAAGATCTGCCGCTGTTAGCGAAGCGGGGAGAGTACCCAGATAAATGGCAAAAAAACACTGGGGGAAACGACGCTCGAAATCATCCAAAACAATCTCTAAAGCCCGATGTTCCTTGAGGCTCAAGCAGTTAGCATTATCCGTCAGTCGCTCCAGCCGCACCCAATCTGCTCCCAGGAGCGTTCTAACAGTGCTCACGCTAAAATGACACTGCGCGCATTCTTCCATATCTGGAAGTAAATTAGCCGCGCAATGTGGACATTTCATATTTTCAATAAAAGCTAAAAATCAAGCAAGCGCAATATCATTTTGAGACTGCCCCTGTAAAACCCTTAGAGTTTAATTGTTCACGAAAAAAGTGTTTACACTCTTGAGTCGTTATGGTTCAAATCAATGGAATACATTGTCAGGATTGAACGTTCAAAGTTTCTGACCCATCCCCCCTCAGCATCGCCCATCATGAGACACAAATATTTATTCACGCTGGTAGCACTTGCTTCCCTTCCACTACCAACTCAGGCCAAATGGAGCAAGTTGCCATCTGTGGATGAAAAGCCAGTGAGCATTGCAACGGTTTTTTCCGGCACGACTGTTTACGATTCCAAAGGATTTAATCCCGCCAATGCCCTTCTGATGGGAGATCCAGTGAAGCCTGTCAATCTGGCCTCTGGCAAAAGTGAAGCGATCCTGAAGTTCGCTAAACAATCAGTCATCAAAAACGTGTCTTTCGTTAATGATGGCATTGAGGGAAAAGTCGCCCTTTCCACCAGCACAGATGGCAGCGCATGGAGCCCAGTGGATAACAAAGTCTTCTCCCCTTCGGATCGCTTGATCAAGCTGGACGGCGGCACAGCCCAGGGACGTTACTTGAGAATGCAGTTCGATCTAGTCCGTGGCGGAGTGATCCGCAGTTTTCAGGCCATCGGATCCACGAGCGACGCCAATTACACGGTTACCCAATCCCCAGACGGCACTGGCATGCCAGTGAACTTTGCTGCAGGCATGGGTGGTGGCCGTCTTCTTTATATCAGCCCAGAACTCTTTGGTTCACGCAATGACGCCGTGAAGAGCAATCTTCTGGAATTCCCTGAATCCGACGAAAAATATCGTACCGCAGTTTATGACCTCGGTCAGGTACGCACGCTCAACGAATTCGGTTCGGTCCATTCCCCCCGCCCTGTTCGTTTTTCGGTTTACGCATTTGATAACCTTCCAGAAAAAGAAGACTGGCGCGGACGGTTGGCTTTTGACCCAGCAGTCTTTGATTCTTCTGAGCCTGTAGCCAAAGCTGAAGATACCTCAGGTGCTGGATTTGTTAAGGCCAAGCCCGGTAAGACGGTCAAGTCCCGCTACATTGCCCTTCGCTGGGAGCCAGATTTCAACCCACCCGCATTCAACGCCTATTCTGTCACCATCACTGGCGCAGCCAACGTTTCATTCAGCGGCGGCGGAGTCAGTGTTGATTCATCGACAGTTGACGGAAATACTGTGTTTACGGTTAATGCCGATGGCAATACCAACCTTACCATTACGGTTGGGCCTAATGGCGAGGTCAATGTAGCAGGCTCTGATGCTGGCCCAGGCGCTAACGGTCCTTCGGTTGATGTCAACAATTCAAGCAATAATGGTGAAGGCGGACAGCCACCCACAATGGGGGTAACCGTTGGTGCCCCGAGTGCCAGTGGAGCGGGGCTAGGCGGGCCGAGTGGGAATAATAATTCCGGAACCACCGATGATGAAGACGACGACGACTCTCCGACTCCGCCTAACGCCCCTAATTGATAGGACTGAGCTATATTAATTTGAAAATGCGGGACTGTGATTCAGTCCCGCATTTTTTTTGCGTCTACTATGCATTTCCCTCATCGAAGGGGGCATTCTCTGATCAAAGACAGTTGATCAATGATCTTGGCAAACGCCTGAGACGTTCTTTAATTCATTCATCCATGAGCACCTCCGTTTACGACTCCCCTGTTTTTAACATGGCTTGCCAGCAATTTGATCTGGTGGCTGATTTCCTGGACATCCCGGAAAGCTTGAGAGACCGACTCAAAATGCCACGGCGCGCGCTCACTGTCTCTATTCCTGTGCGGATGGATGATGGCAGCACCAAGGTCTTTACCGGATACAGAGTGCAACACCATCTGACACTCGGGCCGACCAAAGGAGGAATACGTTTCCATCCAGATGTAAC
The DNA window shown above is from Prosthecobacter fusiformis and carries:
- a CDS encoding TPM domain-containing protein gives rise to the protein MSTVRTLLGADWVRLERLTDNANCLSLKEHRALEIVLDDFERRFPQCFFAIYLGTLPASLTAADLGFWLINHGAFHTQQIAKRNDFGTALVIDCQRHVAALTLGYALESHIHEAELRHILSQMNSFLNRRRYGQALENAVGLFGRRLAQSATRTLPDVPPGPGTGDLGGMGLQPLRAAHRHQRTGTKA